In Cryptococcus neoformans var. neoformans JEC21 chromosome 5 sequence, one genomic interval encodes:
- a CDS encoding mRNA methyltransferase, putative, translated as MESPSRPPTPPLPTLAPSSSKGQKRDESILELNSLLDRETAKSKLRRLAISTSCLPPLFNPLCPSTTLAACKQVRHECTKAHFDPIQRPWTDSTLGFCSYLNLCYGDPMFTKNPSLGDGSGPRGGTKDCRYQHFQVTPSTIRCTQPLPEGYPSVMPGYLKKRVLGDEDVERQDKEADVAQWVNCDLRRFDYSLLGQFQVIVADPAWDIHMTLPYGTITDDEMRNMPIRSLQPDWGILCLWVTGRAMELGRVVFAHWGYKRVDELVWVKTNQLQRLIRTGRTGHWLNHTCEHLLVGLKLPQNFPRDAPIPWDTEPALRHLRKCVDTDVVVAEVRETSRKPEEVYGVIERLAPKGRKLELFGRKHNTRPGWVTLGNQLGDSQIAEPDLYDRLVKAYPKQKFTFVPSKQ; from the exons ATGGAGTCTCCTAGCCGCCCACCtactcctcctctccccactcttgccccttcttcaagcaaGGGACAAA AACGGGACGAATCCATCCTCGAGCTGAACTCGCTTCTCGACAGAGAGACGGCCAAAAGCAAATTGCGACGCTTGGCT ATATCTACATCGTGTCTACCGCCCTTGTTCAATCCGCTATGCCCATCAACAACGCTCGCGGCATGTAAACAAGTGCGACACGAATGTACCAAG GCCCATTTTGATCCCATACAGAGACCATGGACAGACTCTACCCTTGGTTTCTGCTC ATACCTAAACTTATGCTACGGCGACCCGATGTTCACTAAGAACCCTTCATTGGGGGATGGTTCAGGCCCGCGCGGAGGGACTAAAGATTGCAGATACCAGCATTTTCAAGTTACCCCTTCCACTATTCGTTGTACTCAGCCTTTACCTGAAGGGTATCCCTCCGTCATGCCTGGCtatttgaagaagagggtactgggggatgaagatgtagaAAGGCAAGACAAGGAAGCAGATGTGGCGCAATGGGTCAACTGTGATCTGAGGAGGTTCGACTACTCTCTTCTGGGACA ATTCCAAGTGATTGTCGCCGATCCTGCGTGG GATATCCACATGACTCTTCCGTACGGCACTATAACGGATGACGAGATGCGGAATATGCCTATCCGTTCTCTTCAGCCTGACTGGGGTATTCTTTGTCTATGGGTTACTGGACGAGCGATGGAGTTAGGCAGAGTTGTATTTGCGCACTGGGGCTATAAACGAGTGGATGAACTGGTTTGGGTCAAGACAAATCAACTGCAAAGGCTGATTAGGACAGGAAGAACTGGGCATTGGTTAAA TCACACGTGCGAGCATCTTCTTGTAGGCCTCAAACTCCCTCAGAACTTTCCACGTGATGCACCTATTCCATGGGACACAGAACCCGCTCTTCGACATCTGAGGAAATGTGTGGATACCGATGTGGTGGTTGCGGAAGTAAGGGAAACAAGCAGGAAGCCGGAGGAAGTCTATGGGGTTATTGAGCGACTGGCGccgaaaggaaggaagctAG AATTGTTTGGAAGGAAGCACAATACTAGGCCCGGATGGGTCACACTTGGCAATCAGC TCGGAGATTCTCAAATAGCAGAACCAGACTTGTACGACCGTCTTGTCAAGGCATATCCCAAACAGAAATTCACTTTTGTGCCTTCAAAGCAATAA
- a CDS encoding cytochrome-c peroxidase, putative, which yields MASVKEGDYQALKEEIKKIMKQPGYDDGSAGPVLVRLAWHASGNFSLVEHNGGSNGAGMRFPPESVDPANAGLHYAISFLLPLQSANSWISHADLWTLAGVTAIEAMGGPQIPWEPGRLDYESEQAAVEHRGDVSNRLPDGALGAAHIRDVFGRMGFSDQEIVALSGAHNLGRCHADRSGFDGPWVVNPTRFSNQYFKLLLRPIWKPRQWDGPFQYEAIVAGTRLMMLPTDMALIEDPSFRPWVEKYAADQNLFFKDFANAFGKLIELGVDRDDTGFARLAKKAAEEGKPLDKTAPPAGDETCPVSGAVGGGVQRAAGGGGCPFMAMQNREAKL from the exons ATGGCTTCAGTAAAAGAAGGAGACTACCAAG CTctgaaagaggagattaAGAAGATCATGAAGCAGCCCGGGTACGACGATGGATCTGCTGGTCCCGTTTTGGTTAG ACTGGCGTGGCATGCTTCTGGAAACTTTAGTCTGGTAGAA CACAACGGAGGTTCTAACGG AGCTGGAATGAGATTCCCACCGGAA TCTGTTGACCCCGCAAATGCCGGTCTCCATTATGCCATATCGTTCCTTCTCCCGCTTCAGAGTGCCAACTCCTGGATCTCTCATGCGGACTTGTGGA CTCTGGCAGGAGTAACAGCCATCGAGGCTATGGGCGGTCCGCAAATCCCCTGGGAACCCGGAAGACTAGACTATGAATCTGAGCAAGCTGCAGTTGAGCATCGAGGTGATGTGTCCAACCGTTTACCAGATGGAGCCTTGGGAGCAGCCCACATTAGGGACGTGTttggaagaatggggtTCTCAGACCAGGAGATTGTAGCGCTCAGTGGTGCTCATAACCTGG GTCGTTGTCATGCGGACCGGAGTGGCTTTGATGG ACCATGGGTCGTCAATCCAACTCGTTTCTCCAATCAGTATTTCAAACTTCTCCTCCGTCCCATTTGGAAACCCAGACAATGGGATGGACCATTCCA GTATGAAGCTATTGTAGCCGGCACAAGGCTCATGATGCTGCCAACAGAC ATGGCTCTCATTGAGGACCCATCATTCCGTCCATGGGTCGAAAAATACGCGGCAGACCaaaatctcttcttcaaagatTTTGCCAACGCATTTGGTAAACTGATAG AGCTGGGAGTAGATAGGGACGATACAGGCTTTGCTCGACTGGCCAAAAAAGCCGCCGAGGAGGGCAAGCCGTTGGACAAGACTGCTCCTCCTGCCGGCGATGAGACTTGTCCCGTCTCTGGAGCAGTAGGCGGTGGCGTGCAAAGagctgctggtggtggtggctgTCCCTTTATGGCGATGCAGAACAGGGAGGCAAAGTTATAA
- a CDS encoding expressed protein — protein sequence MFFKTVPLLLLLVSPFLPSSLADPTEVDCPDTDLATYLISLINVLYYNGLTISEELIVHLSETDEGYELLEDLYMNADIWTFLAPTDEAWQTANIWPPFSSMTDHWGADLLALHSLQGEYSPSSVPSQGAEVASTYLEMKDEMNATSSNSQAYQAVVLYQGDNGGLVVDGWWGNATSWNGFVDTSSSLGLGNLEILPIDYVLAFPPSLSEAFATSGLSNMSSAIEVIGMTDELQQLTDNGFTIFAPIDSIWSDEAKSMMTNDSTAVPLVKNHYTTSYSLFSPMWASSGSFDLQVESGEVLTIKVDDDGGYSVVLGDVEAKIIKSDITLENGIMHVIDAVLLSPDSIMSSAGVTSSDGVVAVQTGLSSGSSSSSASGSLGLSSAEGIDSTGWASTTTGTNTSKQVVSEQQNSRAGRRTAVGVPLFMGLMFVRELALLSQL from the exons ATGTTCTTCAAGACCGTCCCCCTCCTCTTGCTGCTCGTTTccccattccttccttcttctcttgcaGACCCGACCGAAGTTGACTGCCCTGACACCGACCTGGCGACCTACCTCATCTCCCTTATCAATGTCCTGTACTACAACGGCCTTACCATCTCCGAAGAGCTTATCGTTCATCTCTCCGAAACTGACGAGGGTTACGAGTTGCTGGAGGATCTTTACATGAACGCAGATATCTGGACATTTTTGGCTCCTACAGACGAAGCATGGCAGACAGCGAACATTTGGCCACCATTCTCTTCAATGACAGACCACTGGGGTGCGGATCTCCTGGCGCTACACTCACTTCAAGGCGAATACTCACCATCGTCCGTGCCATCTCAAGGTGCAGAAGTGGCGTCTACTTACCTCGAAatgaaagatgagatgAATGCGACGAGTTCAAATAGTCAGGCGTATCAAGCGGTGGTATTGTACCAAGGAGATAACGGAGGCCTGGTAGTAGATGGCTGGTGGGGAAATGCCACGAGTTGGAATGGATTCGTCGACACGAGTAGCAGCTTGGGTCTGGGGAATCTGGAAATTCTTCCCATCGATTAT GTTCTTGCCTTTCCTCCTAGCCTCTCCGAAGCTTTTGCTACTTCAGGTTTATCCAACATGTCATCAGCCATTGAGGTCATAGGCATGACAGATGAGCTTCAGCAACTTACTGATAATGGATTCACCATCTTTGCACCTATCGACTCTATCTGGAGCGATGAAGCCAAGAGTATGATGACGAATGATAGTACTGCAGTGCCGTTAGTTAAGAACCAC TATACAACTAGTTACTCGTTATTTTCGCCTATGTGGGCTTCATCTGGGTCTTTTGATCTCCAAGTTGAGTCTGGAGAGGTCCTTACAATCAAGgttgacgatgatggaggCTATTCGGTCGTCCTTGGAGATGTGGAAGCAAAGATCATCAAGTCAGATATTACCCTTGAGAACGGAATCATGCAC GTAATTGATGCAGTTCTCCTCTCACCAGATAGCATCATGTCCAGTGCTGGTGTGACATCCTCTGACGGGGTAGTGGCTGTCCAAACGGGTTTATCTTCGGGATCCAGTTCTTCAAGCGCCTCAGGTTCTCTCGGTTTGTCTAGTGCTGAAGGTATCGACTCAACAGGTTGGGCAAGCACGACGACAGGGACGAATACGAGCAAGCAGGTGGTTAGCGAACAGCAGAACAGCAGAGCCGGGAGAAGAACAGCGGTTGGTGTGCCACTGTTCATGGGTTTGATGTTTGTGCGCGAACTTGCTTTATTATCACAGCTGTAA
- a CDS encoding expressed protein has protein sequence MSRARTIGKRLTNLPIIPIPITRSGNNKPKSLQKTKRTFQPNLTRVDWPVTVLGGPVPIDRTKEQSLPKLEGILMQVRKIRDVEKAGGIEGLLLSRRSKDLTPYGASLRAQLFESLHEIRREMEGQAELSRLGVEEERLRLEDGSPLANTGASQESVSEGR, from the exons ATGTCCAGAGCTCGTACTATCGGAAAGCGCCTAACGAATCTCCCTATCATCCCCATTCCCATCACTCGTTCTGGTAACAACAAGCCCAAGTCACTTCAGAAGACAAAACGAACTTTCCAACCCAACTTGACTCGTGTTGACTGGCCGGTCACCGTCTTGGGCGGACCAGTGCCAATCGATAGGACCAAGGAGCAGTCATTGCCAAAACTCGAGGGCATCTTAATGCAAGTGAGAAAGATAAGAGATGTTGAAAAGGCCGGTGGTATCGAGGGATTATTG CTTTCACGACGGTCAAAAGACCTCACACCATATGGTGCTTCCCTCCGAGCACAACTATTTGAGTCTCTCCACGAAATCAGACGCGAGATGGAAGGCCAGGCAGAACTGTCGCGTTTGGGAgtcgaggaagagaggctgCGTTTGGAAGACGGCAGCCCGTTGGCGAACACAGGAGCATCACAAGAGAGTGTgtcagaaggaagatga
- a CDS encoding 60s ribosomal protein l1-a (l10a), putative, which produces MSKLQASSVRGSIRTVLDQSSLETHKEAGGKKRNFVETIELQIGLKNYDPQRDKRFSGTVKLPHVPRPRMSLCILADAMDVDRAKQLDEELPFMTVEDLKKLNKNKKLVKKLAQKYDAFLASEALIKQIPRLLGPGLSKAGKFPTPVSHSEDLARKINDVRSTIKFQLKKVLCLGVAIGHVDMTEDQVMQNVMLAINFLISLLKKQWQNIQSLTIKSTMGKPQRLF; this is translated from the exons atGTCCAAGCTCCAGGCATCAAGCGTGCGAGGGTCTATCAGGACCGTCCTCGACCAGTCCTCCCTCGAGACCCACAAGGAGGCTGGTGGTAAGAAGAGGAACTTCGTTGAGACCATCGAGCTCCAGATTGGTCTCAAGAACTACGACCCCCAGAGGGACAAGCGTTTC TCCGGTACCGTCAAGCTCCCTCACGTTCCCAGGCCTAGGATGTCTCTCTGTATCCTTGCCGACGCCATGGACGTTGACCG TGCCAAGCAGCTCGACGAGGAGCTCCCCTTCATGACCGTTGAggacttgaagaagctcaacaagaacaagaagctCGTCAAGAAGCTCGCTCAGAAGTACGACGCTTTCCTTGCCTCTGAGGCTCTCATCAAGCAGATTCCCCGTCTGCTCGGTCCCGGTCTCTCCAAGGCGGGCAAGTTCCCCACTCCCGTCTCTCACTCTGAGGATCTCGCCCGAAAGATCAACGACGTCCGATCTACCATCAAGTTCCAGCTCAAGAAGGTTCTCTGTCTTGGTGTTGCCATCGGTCACGTCGACATGACCGAGGACCAGGTTATGCAGAACGTCATGCTTGCCATCAACTTCTTGATCTCtctcttgaagaagcag TGGCAGAACATCCAGTCTCTTACCATCAAGTCCACCATGGGCAAGCCCCAGCGACTCTTCTAA
- a CDS encoding expressed protein yields the protein MNIPTPTPSTTIFLLRLVLSQTYTFTSPRTPNQHPHLPEAATHHVLYQIGRQHKAGEKYPGPECESLWRGYLAGGHGGLDGQDHGWSVRAVARIPNHDKIRPSTHDGTITPIRVTHELLLKIYYSIHGESVKGERIKGPGELRMMSVRVPIHLPSCHCLSDALSLPTYEKCHRSTDNIDSIISSPPNMKTWCMCGKTFAELGEAAMKRMQAADREDMEERMRQSAGDGNSKDLQSREERSCQDGSV from the exons atGAACATTCCCACACCTACTCCATCAACTACcattttcctcctccgtctcGTCCTTTCTCAGACATACACTTTCACTTCCCCACGCACTCCTAACCAACATCCCCATTTACCCGAAGCTGCAACGCACCACGTCTTATATCAAATCGGACGCCAGCACAAGGCGGGAGAAAAATACCCAGGGCCGGAGTGCGAATCTCTTTGGAGAGGTTATCTAGCCGGCGGACATGGGGGTTTGGATGGACAGGACCACGGATGGAGTGTAAGAGCCGTAGCTAGGATACCGAACCATGACAAAATCCGGCCATCAACTCATGACGG AACGATAACACCTATAAGAGTGACACATGAGTTGTTATTGAAGATATACTATTCTATCCATGGCGAATCAGTCAAGGGGGAGAGGATCAAGGGACCCGGAGAACTTCGAATGATGAGTGTCCGAGTGCCGATCCATCTGCCGAGC TGTCACTGTCTGTCTGACGCCCTTTCTTTACCAACCTATGAAAAATGTCATCGTTCAACCGACAATATCGACTCCATCATTTCCTCCCCGCCAAATATGAAGACTTGGTGCATGTGCGGTAAAACCTTTGCGGAACTGGGAGAAGCGgcaatgaagaggatgcaAGCTGCGGATCGGGAAGATatggaggaaaggatgaggcaAAGTGCTGGGGATGGTAACAGTAAAGATTTACAGTCTCGGGAAGAGCGAAGTTGTCAAGATGGGAGTGTGTAA
- a CDS encoding expressed protein — MRSNSSSSSSRERGVSPRPPPSYARSSLDRSPSLNPMVLDERPRIPPPIYLRSSSPQPRSNVGTLKIHVPAWATCLVKPPRPLDLHPLEAGSSEHEPPSDDTVLSGALEVMMKERKKVRSISVGVQSVCRLHMGKGRGWEEDGIFERGVEVLGEENEDGIWLEKGRQSFSFSILLPATLATSDYHPFGRLTYIITATVRGIAHTSSFSSIFKAVSTPSTLDPDIPYVGDFERVIGRSDKLAAESRSRSASVSRRERSESRDNVPAMRSFPLGGDDGTCAITIGGNSPPMGGLYTTRRHSSSILSSSSSTSIPTLSLSSEEEGRGRRSFSSTSSASRGHGKADKDDWMKGDLCASRELLVHAVDPLTGGEIPLDVRKEGFVEGLGSWRFSANAEALSISSVILLSMNIPTPTPSTTIFLLRLVLSQTYTFTSPRTPNQHPHLPEAATHHVLYQIGRQHKAGEKYPGPECESLWRGYLAGGHGGLDGQDHGWSVRAVARIPNHDKIRPSTHDGTITPIRVTHELLLKIYYSIHGESVKGERIKGPGELRMMSVRVPIHLPSCHCLSDALSLPTYEKCHRSTDNIDSIISSPPNMKTWCMCGKTFAELGEAAMKRMQAADREDMEERMRQSAGDGNSKDLQSREERSCQDGSV, encoded by the exons ATGAGAAGcaactcatcctcctcatcttctcgcGAGCGTGGTGTTTCCCCCCGACCACCACCTTCCTATGCTCGTTCCTCCCTAGATCGTTCACCGTCTCTGAACCCTATGGTACTGGACGAGCGGCCAAGGATTCCTCCACCTATCTACTTAAGGAGCTCAAGTCCACAACCGAGGAGTAACGTTGGAACATTAAAGATCCATGTCCCTGCCTG GGCTACATGTCTAGTAAAACCGCCTCGACCTTTGGACTTGCACCCGTTAGAAGCTGGGTCCTCTGAACATGAGCCGCCAAGTGACGATACAGTTCTCTCGGGGGCCCTCGAGGTAATGATGAAAGAACGGAAAAAAGTCCGTTCCATCTCTGTAGGTGTACAAAGTGTATGCAGGTTACATATGGgtaaaggaagaggttgggaggaagacggTATTTTTGAGCGAGGTGTCGAAGTGTTGGGAGAGGAAAACGAAGACGGTATCTGGTTAGAAAAAGGGCGTCAGTC GTTCAGCTTCTCAATCCTGCTACCAGCAACACTAGCAACTAGTGATTATCACCCTTTCGGGCGACTAACTTACATCATCACTGCCACTGTTCGAGGTATAGCTCAcacatcttccttctcttcgaTCTTTAAAGCCGTCTCCACCCCTTCGACCCTTGACCCCGACATTCCCTATGTTGGTGACTTTGAACGAGTTATCGGCCGGTCGGACAAGTTGGCTGCTGAAAGCCGGTCACGCAGTGCCTCTGTTTCTCGCCGAGAGAGAAGTGAGAGTAGGGATAATGTCCCAGCCATGCGGAGTTTTCCTCTAGGAGGGGATGACGGCACATGTGCTATCACCATTGGTGGTAACTCGCCGCCTATGGGAGGATTATATACCACTCGTCGACACTCATCTAGTattctctcatcctcttcttcgacgaGTATCCCAACGCTTTCTCTAAGttcagaggaagagggccGCGGTCGACGGAGCTTTTCGTCTACTTCATCTGCAAGCAGAGGACACGGGAAGGCGGATAAAGATGACTGGATGAAGGGTGATCTTTGTGCTTCGAGGGAATTGTTGGTCCACGCTGTGGATCCGTTGACTGGTGGAGAGATACCCCTTGACGTCCGCAAAGAAGGGTTCGTCGAAGGACTAGGGAGCTGGAGGTTTTCTGCGAATGCTGAAGCG TTGTCCATTTCCTCcgtcatccttctttcaatGAACATTCCCACACCTACTCCATCAACTACcattttcctcctccgtctcGTCCTTTCTCAGACATACACTTTCACTTCCCCACGCACTCCTAACCAACATCCCCATTTACCCGAAGCTGCAACGCACCACGTCTTATATCAAATCGGACGCCAGCACAAGGCGGGAGAAAAATACCCAGGGCCGGAGTGCGAATCTCTTTGGAGAGGTTATCTAGCCGGCGGACATGGGGGTTTGGATGGACAGGACCACGGATGGAGTGTAAGAGCCGTAGCTAGGATACCGAACCATGACAAAATCCGGCCATCAACTCATGACGG AACGATAACACCTATAAGAGTGACACATGAGTTGTTATTGAAGATATACTATTCTATCCATGGCGAATCAGTCAAGGGGGAGAGGATCAAGGGACCCGGAGAACTTCGAATGATGAGTGTCCGAGTGCCGATCCATCTGCCGAGC TGTCACTGTCTGTCTGACGCCCTTTCTTTACCAACCTATGAAAAATGTCATCGTTCAACCGACAATATCGACTCCATCATTTCCTCCCCGCCAAATATGAAGACTTGGTGCATGTGCGGTAAAACCTTTGCGGAACTGGGAGAAGCGgcaatgaagaggatgcaAGCTGCGGATCGGGAAGATatggaggaaaggatgaggcaAAGTGCTGGGGATGGTAACAGTAAAGATTTACAGTCTCGGGAAGAGCGAAGTTGTCAAGATGGGAGTGTGTAA
- a CDS encoding expressed protein encodes MVHVMMIQLTASAFAENLQLPSPSTNPSLRTSRGISPPVNGSTAWTNNSLEAQRSPFIQSSLSAFPCPLLADEVDEKLRRPRPSSSELRESVGILVEEEDERILDECRRVVYNPPIGGELPPMVIAHVPSSPPRGKLRMAGTLSLLSLLSRRETEALRDRLSAANLSDRPITRSKSPT; translated from the coding sequence ATGGTACATGTGATGATGATTCAACTTACCGCTTCAGCATTCGCAGAAAACCTCCAGCTCCCTAGTCCTTCGACGAACCCTTCTTTGCGGACGTCAAGGGGTATCTCTCCACCAGTCAACGGATCCACAGCGTGGACCAACAATTCCCTCGAAGCACAAAGATCACCCTTCATCCAGTCATCTTTATCCGCCTTCCCGTGTCCTCTGCTTGCAGATGAAGTAGACGAAAAGCTCCGTCGACCGCggccctcttcctctgaaCTTAGAGAAAGCGTTGGGATACtcgtcgaagaagaggatgagagaatACTAGATGAGTGTCGACGAGTGGTATATAATCCTCCCATAGGCGGCGAGTTACCACCAATGGTGATAGCACATGTGCCGTCATCCCCTCCTAGAGGAAAACTCCGCATGGCTGGGACATTATCCCTACTCTCACTTCTCTCTCGGCGAGAAACAGAGGCACTGCGTGACCGGCTTTCAGCAGCCAACTTGTCCGACCGGCCGATAACTCGTTCAAAGTCACCAACATAG
- a CDS encoding expressed protein — MSNTSDPASSRPISLSSLGSGSSIRPPPAYAYSHLDRSPARNPMALDNRPRVPPPINLRSASPQPRSSTGELKIHVHAWATFLVRPPRPLDLLPVESGGAECEHANEDTVLSGALEVIMKERKKVQAISVGVQSVCRLNMGKKRGWEDDGIFERGVEVLAGRDEDGIWLEKGSQSFQFSILLPATLATSDWHSFGRVPYMITARVQGTPYTSFSSIFKAITPAFEHTYAADFERVMARSEKTAAERSGRSSSRGISIPRNSGSKSRDNIAAMANDSLDEDYDVDDSGSPGQGLYTRRHSHLPIDESSHGSLKWDKTGSDGSNKIDKADWMKGDLVASPELLVHAVSPVTGGVTSLDLRKEGFVDGLGSWTLSASADVFSIASVILLSINIPAPSVSTTIFLVRLLLSQSYTITSPRTPDEPPHSPEDPKQYVAYQIGFAHPKGGNHPGSEYEALWRGHEAGGEGGLPGEDQGWKVRAVARMPNHDISSAVDP, encoded by the exons ATGAGCAACACATCCGACCCTGCCTCTTCACGGCCCATATCACTTTCTTCGCTGGGAAGCGGCTCCTCAATACGACCACCTCCGGCCTATGCTTATTCACACCTAGATCGCTCACCGGCCCGTAATCCAATGGCCTTGGATAACAGACCACGAGTACCACCTCCCATTAATTTGCGGAGTGCGAGCCCTCAGCCTAGAAGTTCGACAGGGGAACTAAAAATTCATGTGCATGCATG GGCTACATTTCTCGTCCGCCCTCCTCGGCCGCTGGACTTGCTCCCTGTAGAATCAGGTGGAGCCGAATGCGAACATGCAAACGAAGATACCGTCCTTTCTGGAGCTCTCGAAGTGATCATGAAGGAGCGCAAAAAGGTTCAAGCCATCTCGGTTGGCGTGCAGAGCGTATGTAGGCTAAATatggggaagaaaagaggttgggaagatgacggTATTTTTGAAAGAGGTGTAGAAGTACTGGCaggaagggatgaagatggtatTTGGCTTGAAAAGGGAAGTCAATC CTTTCAATTTTCAATTCTCCTTCCAGCAACCTTGGCGACAAGTGACTGGCACTCTTTCGGGCGTGTACCCTACATGATAACTGCCCGCGTCCAAGGCACTCCATACACctcattctcctccatcttcaaagcTATCACACCAGCTTTTGAACATACCTATGCGGCCGATTTTGAACGAGTCATGGCCCGCTCCGAGAAAACGGCAGCTGAACGATCTGGGAGATCTTCATCGCGCGGCATTTCCATACCAAGAAACTCTGGAAGCAAAAGCAGAGACAACATTGCCGCTATGGCAAATGATTCCTTGGACGAGGATTACGATGTTGATGATTCCGGGTCTCCTGGGCAAGGGTTGTATACTCGTCGACACTCACATCTTCCCATCGACGAGAGTTCGCACGGCAGTCTTAAGTGGGATAAAACCGGAAGCGATGGGAGTAATAAAATCGATAAGGCGGATTGGATGAAGGGTGATCTTGTCGCTTCCCCAGAATTGCTGGTGCATGCAGTGTCTCCAGTCACTGGAGGTGTGACGTCCTTGGATTTGCGTAAAGAGGGTTTTGTAGACGGTTTAGGTAGCTGGACGCTCTCTGCCAGTGCGGATGTG TTCTCTATTGCATccgtcatccttctctcaatTAACATCCCCGCGCCCTCTGTATCCACCACAATCTTCCTCGTTCGCCTCCTGCTCTCTCAATCATACACCATCACCTCCCCACGTACGCCTGACGAGCCGCCGCATTCACCTGAAGATCCCAAGCAATACGTCGCCTACCAAATCGGGTTTGCGCATCCGAAAGGTGGGAATCACCCCGGATCAGAGTATGAAGCCCTTTGGAGAGGACATGAAGCTGGTGGGGAAGGTGGGCTTCCGGGTGAGGACCAAGGGTGGAAAGTAAGGGCTGTGGCGAGGATGCCAAATCATGATATAAGTTCGGCCGTCGACCCATAG